The genomic window CCGATGACTTCCCCGTTTTTTTTGAAGAGGGGAACTCCGACATAACCCCGGAAACCGAGGCTGGCGGACCGGTTGCCCTGGCGCACCGGGGTCTCCCGACTCATGTCTTCGACCACCATGGGCTTGCGGCTCTCGATCACCAATCGCGACCGCCTGAGACCGGTGCCGGACGCGGACGACTGGAGCCGTGTCGGCTCTATGCCCGATATGCCCAGCGAACGCCACGAGCCGTCAACCATGAGCCTCACGTCGGAGACATCGGTCTTCAACACCGCGCAAACCTTACGGGTGAGTTTTTGCAGGAGATTGTTGACGTCCAGGGTGGTGATGTCCTGCGTCACTTCCTTCAAGAGACTTTGGATTTCCGCGTGTCTTTGGGACTCCTGATAAAGCTTGGCGTTTTCTACGGCGATGGAAAGGATCTCCGCCACCGGCGTGAGCGTATCGATGTCTTTCCGGTTGTACTGGTTCGGTTTGAGGCTGCCCAGGTTCATCGCGCCGAAAATCTGCCCCTTGGCGATGAGCGGCAAAATGATGAACGAGCGCAGGCCGAGGCCTTGGTAGCGTCCGCGGGTTACCTCGAAGCGCCGCTCTTGGGAGAGATCGGCGCAGAGGAGCGGTTCCTTGTGATCGATCGCCCAGCCGGTCGCGGTTCCTGCTTTCGTTGAAAAGCCCTCCGGCACGGCCGGCGCCGGCAACGCCGACTCCTCCGAATAGACCTTGAGGTAGTTTTGATCCTTCTGCAGCAGATTCACCGCCAGGCGATCATAGGGAACCAGCTTGCGAATTTCCCAGCTCAGTTGACGGCAGATCTCTTCCAGGCTGAGTGAGCTGCTGACCAGAGTGTTGAGACGATGGGTGACCACCATTTGATCGACGGTCCTGTCCAGCTCGCGATAAAGGTCCAGGTATTCGAGAAGCAAAGCCAGGTAGAAGAACGAACAACCGATCACCGGAAACAGGTAGGACGAAAACCAGGCAAAATCATACGGCTGCCGCGATAGGATAAGACCCAGGAAAACCCCGAGGCAGAGCAGGAGGAAAGAGCAAACGTAGCCGATGAGGGGAGCTTCAGTCTGTTGGAAGCGGCGCCAGTGTATCCAGGCCGCGCCCGCATAGAGGCAAAAAAAGCCATAGAGCAGCAAGGCGGAAAAAAAAGCGGCTCGCGCCGACAAAAAAAGCGGCGTCAGGAGGTCTTCCAGGAGAAAAATCGTGCCGGCAAGTAAGATGCAGCCGAGAGACACCCAGGCCAGGCGTCCGAACAACGCGCGCCAGGAAGAAATTTGGAGAGTCGGGGTTTTCGCGATCAGATAGAAGGCGGGAAGGAGCAGAGCCAGAAACGAGAGATAGAAAAAATAGGCGGCGTCGGTATCCGGAGCGTTCGACACGCTCTCCAGGCATACGAGCTGAGCCAGACTGAAGAGCGACGAAATCCAAAACGCCAGGCCGACCCAGAAGGCATACGGCTCTTTTCTAAACAGAAAGCGGCCGAAGCTCAGCAAGGCGATGCTCAAGGCGGCGCCGAAATAAAAAGCGAGCGCGGCGGGAACAAACCATGCGACGGGGACAAGCTGGTGCTGAGAC from Candidatus Binatia bacterium includes these protein-coding regions:
- a CDS encoding GAF domain-containing protein → MELASEPSAAPTPATKRAALLIGISASLVAIQLFPAIFLSQHQLVPVAWFVPAALAFYFGAALSIALLSFGRFLFRKEPYAFWVGLAFWISSLFSLAQLVCLESVSNAPDTDAAYFFYLSFLALLLPAFYLIAKTPTLQISSWRALFGRLAWVSLGCILLAGTIFLLEDLLTPLFLSARAAFFSALLLYGFFCLYAGAAWIHWRRFQQTEAPLIGYVCSFLLLCLGVFLGLILSRQPYDFAWFSSYLFPVIGCSFFYLALLLEYLDLYRELDRTVDQMVVTHRLNTLVSSSLSLEEICRQLSWEIRKLVPYDRLAVNLLQKDQNYLKVYSEESALPAPAVPEGFSTKAGTATGWAIDHKEPLLCADLSQERRFEVTRGRYQGLGLRSFIILPLIAKGQIFGAMNLGSLKPNQYNRKDIDTLTPVAEILSIAVENAKLYQESQRHAEIQSLLKEVTQDITTLDVNNLLQKLTRKVCAVLKTDVSDVRLMVDGSWRSLGISGIEPTRLQSSASGTGLRRSRLVIESRKPMVVEDMSRETPVRQGNRSASLGFRGYVGVPLFKKNGEVIGVLRVLTYKPRDFSPDEVDLLQQLASGAAIAIENTTLLEEARQKSLHLEALIKVNRDVASLLKKELLLPSIANEARRFLNVDGASFRLVEGRSLVRACFAGEEELLALTPVMPLGESVTGKIVRENRVIAIKNVRHDPVMVEKHRRILSESGYHSFLGVPLRLGSRVIGTVNLYSKQEREFRPDEIQMITAFADQTAIAVQNARLFEELQMKSGELEDAFRTKTDFLNTMAHELRTPLNVVIGTQQLLLDGSYGSFNDEQGKALERIGRYAQDLLSLINEILDLVRLDARKVPVRASEFSVNDITDDLELSFAPLAREKGLDLRFDIDAGMPSIKSDRSKIREILQNLLANAVKYTEKGEVELRVSMQSNHRNFPGKHILWSVRDTGIGIDQSDLPHLFEPFYMADGVDRRKYPGTGLGLSIVKRLVELLDGDIKIESELGKGSTFTVTFPVADPE